tgatatttttgaatcatcattctgaaaaatataacaGGATAAAtagtgttttaaaatcaattttgagtttattaCAATTACAATCAAAATATAATCCCAAATATTTGTTTCTCGAATGTTTATttgcgaaataaaaaaacatttaaatttcgtttcgaataaatttcattgatatgAAGGAGCTcataagaaataaataattgaaaagtttcttaaaaatttcttcaatataACAATAAGTGAATCATTTTCATTTGTTAAATGACATTTATAGCAAGAAATTTCTTAATGAGCTCATAAACCTTCCTGGtataaaaaatacgaaaatcagcttttatcaATATACTCTCACACGGAAAAATATAGATCCGCAGATTGAAGTTGTATCAaagaatatcgaaaaaaaatagaaaataggtttaacaaattaaaatcattctccaattttcaattttttaataatatctaAAACTAAGTTCTATAAGatcattttgatagaaaaagggCTACACACTGtatcctccccccccccctccattgCTCTTTCAAAAGGCCTTTCAAAATCactccacccccccccccccccaagaacgagctctaggaccgcccctggtaACCGGCTGCCCATCTTTTTAAACCCACATCCCACCCACAACTCACATTTTCATCTTAATCCAATATATAatgacgtcaatatcgcaaaaacagttaTTAATTAATTCGAACAACCCCTTTTGTCAAccgcagggttagatgcaacacttgtataccacaacacttattaaatttttatttcaatataatattaaaaattactcTTAACTgagaacaaaataatttaaatcaaagattcacctttcaaATCTCCCTCCCATATGCtagataccgtcaaacggggcatcatgcaacagcggggttcgatgcaacatttagataacactacattgaatcaatttttaattttatgtattgtaataaagttatcttttaatgatagcaaaatgatgatgacataatttctcgcatcttaagctagttttcttaagttttttatttgtaagtaaaattttaaaaatcgagcaataaatgtacaaattttaacattttttgatgccgaaaaaaactttacccagtatgacggatcggcttggtAAAATTACCAAcaaaatttttactgttttcctcatgttataccaacattgttggtgtaaaaatatgtttcgaacaatcacccaattttttaaaatgaatatttttaaaattcagttagatgtttggggttaaatgcaacaaaatgcaaatcaaagaaataccttgtaaatttcgtttccatgtgttggaatatgaatgttttgcatcacgcgtttgttaacattgaaatttcattcatccaaacatttatttttatgatttcaacttttagaattttttgtagtactatttaacccctaaatgtatgcagtatccttttttcagaaaaaaatgtgaaaattagtttttacagacccaaaaactactgcaattggtgttgtcatgcgtaatgatctttaaggtatcgcaaaaatataaaaaactataaattttcgtacgtgttcataagatttttcattaaaaacaaagtttgttgcaagttaccccattttctaaggagggtgaaaatcgcatgtttttagaaaattaaaaatatgtgaagaaacctataatttttctaactacgccaatttggtatcccagcatccttaaaacttttgatgcataaggggtaggattaattatgaacataagtttattagaagccattgaagttgaaaattgttgcatgttgccccagttgacggtaatgattttttttacccctaaatgtatgcagcacccttatgctttttctttaaacagatttttgacacaaaaaatgtaaaatttaactcGAACAGATCCATAAATTACtgaaattggtgctttatgtgttttgacatcacaaatatatcaacaaCTATCAATTATCAAACGTttccaattgatttttcattaaaaacatagTTTGTTTCTTAGTAGGgagaaaatcgcatgtttttgtaaaactaAATATAACTgttataactaaaaaaaaacaaaactttttctgacaaCGTCAATTTGCTgtcttttgatgtacaagctgtatgattatctgtggacattaagtttttagaatccattgaagttgaaaagaattgcatgatgccccagttgacggtaaatATCGCTAAAACAGTGGACAGTTAATATctacgaccccttttgccggcccctcaCACAAAATCTGATACCTGTTCATCAAAACACCcaggtgcaaattttcatctcaacccAGTGTATTATAatgtcaatatcacaaaaaaaaagtcttatatggacgaccccccttcaaaaggggtcatccgaaaatctaaaaacattttttcatcatttctggtcctagggagcacccatgccaaattttggctcTCTAGTTCCTAAGGCGGCTGaatacaaacaaacaaccaaacaaacataaaatcaaCAGATTCAATTCAAACCTCAATTCCTAATTCCtggattttaaattgtttttatataTGATTCTTATCTGATGAACGTTCCGCGAACTTCCGACGGTGCCCGTCAATTGTTTTGAAACTCTAAAAAAACAAGATCAATCAATGCGTACTTCCCCAAACAATGCGCGAAAAATAAGCTCATTTGCAACCGCAAAAACTAACCGCACACCGCTTCCACAGTTCTATGGCCATTAACGACGATGCTATTTATACTTGGTACTTTCATTCATTGCCATGTGCCATTCAATCACTGATCGGCCGTATCAGTAGCGTCACGATCAGCGGAATCGAAACAAACGGACGACGACGCCAACGCCGTCGTTATTCGATCGATAGTAGCCGAACTGTGCTGCACTCGAGTGGACATGGACGTTTTTCGAGTGGCCGGTGGATTGTGAGTTGATTTTGTTGTCAAATAACTTGTTTTCGAATTGAAATTGAGATCATTCTAATAATTATAGGTTGTTGGGAGTGTTTGTTCTGGGAATAAGCTCCGCTGACCGGAAACAGTACAGCTGTGAAGAAACGAGTCGGTTTAGAGTCACCAATATCTGTTCTATCAATGGGGTGAAGCTTTCCGAGAATTCTGTTCTGCCTGATGGTGATTTTCCGGATGTCACCTTCCTGGAGCTACGTAACCCCGAAATTCTcgattttgaagttcaattgtTCGAGAAAATCTCAACGAACACTACGGAACTAACTCTTCGCCGGGGGCAAGTTCGTTCGATCAACTTCTGGTCTCCATCGCTGAAAGTTCTACGGATTGTTGAGACAGGTCTTTCTTCGTTCGAGGTCCTCTTAGAACCCAACAATGTTCTACGGCAGCTGGTCATCCGATCCCGGGACTACTCAAACTGGTCCGTTGGAATGTTTTGGCTCAGCGCACTCGAGATTATAGACATTGCGTACTGCAACTTCACATACATCAACCTGGATTGGTTCGGGGGATTCCAGAAGCTAAAGGTACTGGATGTGTCCAAAAATCACATCCATTCGCTGCAAAGTGGACCGTTTCTCACATTGAACTCTCTCGAGGAACTCTACGTGTGGGGCAAT
This genomic interval from Uranotaenia lowii strain MFRU-FL unplaced genomic scaffold, ASM2978415v1 HiC_scaffold_241, whole genome shotgun sequence contains the following:
- the LOC129759676 gene encoding leucine-rich repeats and immunoglobulin-like domains protein 3, which translates into the protein MDVFRVAGGLLLGVFVLGISSADRKQYSCEETSRFRVTNICSINGVKLSENSVLPDGDFPDVTFLELRNPEILDFEVQLFEKISTNTTELTLRRGQVRSINFWSPSLKVLRIVETGLSSFEVLLEPNNVLRQLVIRSRDYSNWSVGMFWLSALEIIDIAYCNFTYINLDWFGGFQKLKVLDVSKNHIHSLQSGPFLTLNSLEELYVWGNRLEYIWRFPDVFPKLERIGLSENRWLCDWVSLARESLMVLNIISMGSDYNCKPGWALNGGLCCRRTGEWKLSGDGSNENRVHVDLYITETGNSSRNDSVVGAKMGDMVIFLDKPVNATT